Proteins found in one Coffea eugenioides isolate CCC68of chromosome 5, Ceug_1.0, whole genome shotgun sequence genomic segment:
- the LOC113772098 gene encoding ultraviolet-B receptor UVR8 isoform X2, with protein sequence MGDRLRTPSMEDLPSHLVLDILISGRLSAVDLACLELTSRTFRENHGLFSKEFRSFVDFAAFRLCQLHPVYASLHFNAQKEALNRCNGNWKRLLRFLQSVEKSSDVVETSAGNMQIRCGRYHTLLIKDSEVYSCGSSLCGVLGHGPETTQCVAFTCISFPTASQVVHVSASHNHAAFVTQSGEVFTCGDNSSFCCGHRDTNRPIFRPRLVESLKGIPCEKVAAGLSFTMFLSRQGHVYTCGTNAHGQLGHGDTLDRPTPKIVQLLEHLGSIVHIAAGPSYAFAVCKDGTLFSFGSGTNFCLGHGEQHNELQPRALQSFRRKGIHVVRVSAGDEHVVALDSCGYVYTWGKGYCGALGHGDETDRTTPELLSSIQSHLAVQVCASKRKTFVLVDDGSLYGFGWMGFGSLGFPDRGVSDKILWPRVLDCLRNHHISQVSTGLYHSVVVTNQGQMFGFGDNERAQLGHDSLRGCLKPTEIFLQEIDGIDLVPESAE encoded by the exons ATGGGGGATCGGTTAAGGACTCCTTCAATGGAGGACTTGCCTTCGCATTTGGTACTTGATATATTGATCTCAGGGAGGCTAAGTGCGGTTGATTTGGCCTGTTTGGAGCTGACTTCAAGGACTTTTAGAGAGAATCATGGGTTGTTTTCCAAAGAATTCCGGTCTTTTGTGGATTTTGCTGCCTTTAGGCTCTGTCAGTTGCACCCAGTTTATGCTTCTTTGCATTTCAATGCTCAGAAAGAGGCTCTGAATAGGTGTAACGGTAATTGGAAGCGGCTGTTGAGGTTCTTGCAGTCTGTGGAGAAATCCTCGGACGTGGTTGAAACCTCTGCAGGCAAT ATGCAAATAAGATGTGGTAGATATCACACACTGCTGATCAAGGATTCAGAGGTATACTCTTGTGGTTCCAGCTTATGCGGCGTTCTTGGTCACGGTCCAGAGACAACACAATGTGTAGCATTTACATGCATTAGCTTCCCAACTGCTTCACAAGTAGTCCATGTGTCGGCCTCCCACAACCATGCTGCTTTTGTTACTCAGTCTGGAGAG GTTTTCACCTGTGGAGATAATTCATCGTTCTGTTGTGGGCACAGAGACACAAACCGTCCTATATTCCGGCCTCGTCTTGTTGAATCACTGAAAGGAATTCCTTGTGAGAAG GTTGCTGCAGGGCTTAGTTTCACTATGTTCCTCTCAAGACAAGGCCATGTCTATACATGTGGCACCAATGCACATGGTCAACTTGGACATGGTGACACACTGGATAGACCAACACCGAAAATTGTACAATTACTTGAACATCTTGGTTCTATAGTTCATATTGCTGCGGGTCCAAGTTATGCTTTTGCTGTATGCAAAGATGGGACGCTCTTCTCTTTTGGTTCAGGCACTAATTTTTGCCTGGGACACGGTGAGCAACATAATGAGCTTCAACCACGTGCATTACAGTCATTCAGGAGAAAAGGAATTCATGTGGTTCGTGTATCTGCTGGTGATGAACATGTGGTGGCACTTGATTCCTGCGGATAT GTGTATACTTGGGGCAAAGGTTACTGTGGTGCACTTGGCCATGGAGATGAAACTGATAGGACGACTCCAGAGCTCTTGAGCAGCATTCAGAGTCACCTTGCTGTGCAG GTCTGTGCAAGCAAGAGGAAAACCTTTGTTCTGGTGGATGATGGTTCTCTTTATGGCTTCGGGTGGATGGGATTTGGTAGTCTGGGCTTTCCTGACAGGGGAGTGTCTGACAAAATATTATGGCCTCGAGTTCTTGACTGCTTGAGAAACCACCACATTTCCCAAGTTAGTACTGGGTTGTACCACAGTGTCGTGGTCACTAATCAGGGACAAATGTTTGGGTTCGGAGATAATGAAAGAGCACAACTGGGGCACGACTCGCTCAGAGGATGCCTTAAACCAACTGAAATCTTTCTTCAGGAAATAGATGGCATAGACCTTGTGCCAGAAAGTGCTGAATAG
- the LOC113772098 gene encoding ultraviolet-B receptor UVR8 isoform X1, protein MGDRLRTPSMEDLPSHLVLDILISGRLSAVDLACLELTSRTFRENHGLFSKEFRSFVDFAAFRLCQLHPVYASLHFNAQKEALNRCNGNWKRLLRFLQSVEKSSDVVETSAGNQMQIRCGRYHTLLIKDSEVYSCGSSLCGVLGHGPETTQCVAFTCISFPTASQVVHVSASHNHAAFVTQSGEVFTCGDNSSFCCGHRDTNRPIFRPRLVESLKGIPCEKVAAGLSFTMFLSRQGHVYTCGTNAHGQLGHGDTLDRPTPKIVQLLEHLGSIVHIAAGPSYAFAVCKDGTLFSFGSGTNFCLGHGEQHNELQPRALQSFRRKGIHVVRVSAGDEHVVALDSCGYVYTWGKGYCGALGHGDETDRTTPELLSSIQSHLAVQVCASKRKTFVLVDDGSLYGFGWMGFGSLGFPDRGVSDKILWPRVLDCLRNHHISQVSTGLYHSVVVTNQGQMFGFGDNERAQLGHDSLRGCLKPTEIFLQEIDGIDLVPESAE, encoded by the exons ATGGGGGATCGGTTAAGGACTCCTTCAATGGAGGACTTGCCTTCGCATTTGGTACTTGATATATTGATCTCAGGGAGGCTAAGTGCGGTTGATTTGGCCTGTTTGGAGCTGACTTCAAGGACTTTTAGAGAGAATCATGGGTTGTTTTCCAAAGAATTCCGGTCTTTTGTGGATTTTGCTGCCTTTAGGCTCTGTCAGTTGCACCCAGTTTATGCTTCTTTGCATTTCAATGCTCAGAAAGAGGCTCTGAATAGGTGTAACGGTAATTGGAAGCGGCTGTTGAGGTTCTTGCAGTCTGTGGAGAAATCCTCGGACGTGGTTGAAACCTCTGCAGGCAAT CAGATGCAAATAAGATGTGGTAGATATCACACACTGCTGATCAAGGATTCAGAGGTATACTCTTGTGGTTCCAGCTTATGCGGCGTTCTTGGTCACGGTCCAGAGACAACACAATGTGTAGCATTTACATGCATTAGCTTCCCAACTGCTTCACAAGTAGTCCATGTGTCGGCCTCCCACAACCATGCTGCTTTTGTTACTCAGTCTGGAGAG GTTTTCACCTGTGGAGATAATTCATCGTTCTGTTGTGGGCACAGAGACACAAACCGTCCTATATTCCGGCCTCGTCTTGTTGAATCACTGAAAGGAATTCCTTGTGAGAAG GTTGCTGCAGGGCTTAGTTTCACTATGTTCCTCTCAAGACAAGGCCATGTCTATACATGTGGCACCAATGCACATGGTCAACTTGGACATGGTGACACACTGGATAGACCAACACCGAAAATTGTACAATTACTTGAACATCTTGGTTCTATAGTTCATATTGCTGCGGGTCCAAGTTATGCTTTTGCTGTATGCAAAGATGGGACGCTCTTCTCTTTTGGTTCAGGCACTAATTTTTGCCTGGGACACGGTGAGCAACATAATGAGCTTCAACCACGTGCATTACAGTCATTCAGGAGAAAAGGAATTCATGTGGTTCGTGTATCTGCTGGTGATGAACATGTGGTGGCACTTGATTCCTGCGGATAT GTGTATACTTGGGGCAAAGGTTACTGTGGTGCACTTGGCCATGGAGATGAAACTGATAGGACGACTCCAGAGCTCTTGAGCAGCATTCAGAGTCACCTTGCTGTGCAG GTCTGTGCAAGCAAGAGGAAAACCTTTGTTCTGGTGGATGATGGTTCTCTTTATGGCTTCGGGTGGATGGGATTTGGTAGTCTGGGCTTTCCTGACAGGGGAGTGTCTGACAAAATATTATGGCCTCGAGTTCTTGACTGCTTGAGAAACCACCACATTTCCCAAGTTAGTACTGGGTTGTACCACAGTGTCGTGGTCACTAATCAGGGACAAATGTTTGGGTTCGGAGATAATGAAAGAGCACAACTGGGGCACGACTCGCTCAGAGGATGCCTTAAACCAACTGAAATCTTTCTTCAGGAAATAGATGGCATAGACCTTGTGCCAGAAAGTGCTGAATAG
- the LOC113769990 gene encoding CBS domain-containing protein CBSX5-like, with protein sequence MAAGLLAHEVADLCLGKPPLKSLSISATVADALTALKASDENWISVWSCDHHSNKNSFNVNEDCVCIGKICMVDIICYLCEEENLCCPSLALQSPVSALLSKVPGLVRHVEPSSSIVEAIDLILQGAQNLVVPIKSRITGSSRRKLLQKSTSVTPTIHNGREFCWLTQEDVIRFLLNSIGLFSPIAALSIERLGIISSEFMAVTYHSRASSAIGAIAQAHSDQTSVAVVDDDGILVGEISPFTLACCDESVAAAITTLSASDLMAYIDCGGPPEDIVRLVIARLKERDLQGMLDEFMIDSSNISSNSSSSSDEEFSSSTTTLSRLGRLNRSSSYSARMMRRAEAIVCHPGSSLVAVMIQALAHRVNFVWVIEEDGSVVGIVTFSDILGVFREHLDSMV encoded by the exons ATGGCAGCTGGTTTGTTGGCTCATGAGGTAGCTGACCTCTGTTTAGGAAAGCCACCCCTGAAATCTCTTTCCATTTCGGCCACTGTTGCTGATGCTTTGACTGCTCTCAAGGCTTCCGATGAGAACTGGATCAGTGTATGGAGCTGCGACCACCACTCCAACAAGAACAGCTTCAATGTGAATGAGGATTGTGTCTGCATTGGAAAAATTTGCATGGTTGATATCATTTGTTATCTTTGTGAAGAAGAGAACCTTTGTTGCCCTTCTTTGGCTCTGCAGTCTCCTGTTTCTGCATTGCTGTCAAAGGTTCCTGGCTTGGTGAGGCACGTGGAACCCTCTTCAAG CATAGTCGAAGCTATTGATCTGATCCTTCAAGGGGCTCAGAATCTTGTTGTCCCTATAAAGAGCAGAATTACTGGaagctcaagaaggaaattACTCCAAAAATCAACCTCAGTCACTCCCACGATACACAATGGCCGTGAATTTTGTTGGTTAACACAAGAGGATGTGATCAGATTCCTTCTCAACTCCATTGGCCTTTTCTCGCCAATTGCTGCACTTTCAATTGAAAGACTTGGGATTATTAGCTCCGAATTTATGGCCGTAACGTACCACTCGCGGGCCTCATCAGCGATTGGAGCAATTGCACAAGCCCACAGCGATCAAACATCAGTGGCTGTTGTTGATGATGACGGCATTTTGGTAGGAGAGATTTCTCCCTTCACCCTTGCTTGCTGCGACGAGTCCGTGGCAGCTGCAATCACAACCCTCTCCGCAAGTGATCTGATGGCCTATATAGATTGCGGAGGTCCACCTGAGGACATTGTGAGGCTTGTGATTGCACGGTTGAAGGAGAGAGATCTCCAGGGAATGTTAGATGAGTTCATGATCGATTCGTCTAACATTTCCTCTAACTCCTCATCTTCATCTGATGAGGAGTTCTCATCCTCAACCACGACGTTGTCACGGTTGGGGAGGCTTAATAGGTCTAGTAGTTACTCAGCTAGGATGATGAGAAGGGCCGAGGCAATAGTTTGCCATCCAGGAAGCTCTTTGGTGGCTGTGATGATTCAGGCACTTGCGCATCGCGTAAATTTCGTTTGGGTGATTGAAGAGGATGGCAGTGTGGTTGGAATCGTCACATTTTCAGACATTTTGGGGGTTTTCCGCGAACATCTAGATTCCATGGTTTAA